A stretch of Cucumis sativus cultivar 9930 chromosome 2, Cucumber_9930_V3, whole genome shotgun sequence DNA encodes these proteins:
- the LOC101216508 gene encoding WEB family protein At3g02930, chloroplastic, whose product MSTKSKSSTPETPNKTSPATPRVSKLNRGIAKSESDSHSPLQRSRLSIDRSPRPATSKPAVDRQLPKVATPPDKAQPRSTKGSEIQAQLNVAQEDLKKAKEQIVLVEKEREKLSNELKEAQKSAEEANEKLREALVAQKRAEESSEIEKFRAVEMEQAGLEEAHKKEEEWEKEIEAVRSQHALDVAALLSTSQELQRVKMELAMTTDAKNQALSHADDATKIAEIHVEKVEILSGELTRLKALLDSKLEMQSNENGQLIMKLKSEIDSLNLELEKAKSYAEMVKEKEVSIERLNSELKAAKMAETCYEETIMDKDASIEQLNIDLEAAKMAETYAHGLVEEWKNRAEEMETKLDSANKLERSASESLDSVMKQLEHNNDLLHNAELEIAALKEKVGLLEMTVKRQKEDLKESEHHLHRAKEEASEMEKLVASLRAQLETVNEEKTQALNNEKLAASSVQSLLEEKNQLLNELETSKDEEEKSKKAMESLASALHEISTEARETKEKLLSSQADQENYESQIENLKLVLKATNEKYENMLENSNHEIDILTSTIEKSKHEYENSKAEWEEKELHLVDAVKKSEEENSSLDKEIDRLVNLLKQTEEEACKMREEEAQLKDSLKEVEAEVIYLQEALGEAKSESMKLKESLLDKENEFQSIHQENEELLTREAASLKKVDELSKLLEEASAKKQTMENGEPTDSEKDYDLLPKVVEFSEENGKRQEEKTKVEPPIPIEHEEHKFEFPWVGNGASDEKTEKTDSAATLQNGNDKPKEAEKKEKEDDSVKVEYKMWESCKIEKKEFSQEGGEPEHESIDDETDSKPEGGESFDPINGVSSENLDDGGHSPSKQQEQQQQQKKKKPLLKKFGYLLKKKNSVNQKQ is encoded by the exons ATGTCCACTAAATCCAA ATCTTCTACACCTGAAACTCCCAACAAAACATCACCTGCAACTCCTAGGGTGAGCAAACTGAATAGGGGGATTGCTAAATCAGAGTCTGATTCTCATTCTCCTTTGCAAAGGTCTCGGCTCTCAATTGACCGTTCCCCTCGACCTGCAACTTCGAAGCCTGCTGTTGATCGTCAATTGCCAAAAGTCGCTACCCCACCTGAT AAAGCACAGCCACGGAGTACCAAAGGATCGGAGATACAGGCTCAATTAAATGTAGCTCAGGAAGATCTGAAGAAGGCAAAGGAGCAAATAGTTTTGgttgaaaaagagagagaaaagctAAGCAATGAATTGAAAGAAGCACAGAAATCAGCAGAGGAAGCAAATGAGAAACTCAGAGAGGCTTTGGTGGCACAAAAGCGAGCTGAAGAGAGTTCTGAGATCGAAAAGTTCCGGGCTGTTGAGATGGAGCAAGCGGGACTTGAGGAAGCTCataagaaagaagaggaatgggagaaagaaatagaagcTGTAAGAAGCCAACATGCATTAGATGTTGCTGCTCTCCTCTCTACCAGTCAAGAGCTTCAAAGAGTGAAGATGGAGTTGGCAATGACTACGGATGCCAAGAACCAGGCACTGAGCCATGCTGATGATGCTACAAAGATTGCCGAGATTCATGTCGAGAAGGTGGAGATTCTCTCAGGTGAGTTAACCAGATTGAAAGCATTGTTAGACTCAAAGCTTGAAATGCAGTCAAATGAGAATGGGCAATTGATAATGAAGCTTAAGTCAGAGATTGATTCTCTGAATTTGGAGCTTGAGAAAGCAAAATCTTATGCAGAGATGGTGAAGGAGAAAGAGGTTTCAATTGAGCGGCTTAATAGTGAACTAAAAGCTGCAAAGATGGCAGAAACGTGCTATGAGGAGACAATCATGGACAAAGATGCTTCCATTGAACAGCTTAATATTGATCTAGAAGCTGCAAAGATGGCTGAGACATATGCACATGGTTTAGTTGAAGAATGGAAAAACAGAGCCGAAGAGATGGAAACAAAGTTGGACAGTGCGAATAAACTGGAACGATCGGCATCGGAATCCCTGGATTCAGTGATGAAACAACTGGAACACAACAATGATCTATTGCATAATGCAGAGCTTGAAATTGCTGCTCTAAAAGAGAAGGTAGGTTTGCTCGAGATGACTGTTAAAAGACAGAAAGAAGACTTAAAAGAGTCGGAACACCATCTTCATCGGGCCAAGGAAGAAGCATCTGAAATGGAGAAGTTGGTTGCGTCACTGAGGGCACAGTTGGAAACTGTGAACGAAGAGAAAACTCAAGCTTTGAATAATGAGAAGCTTGCAGCTTCCAGTGTACAAAGCCtattagaagagaaaaaccAACTCTTAAATGAGCTAGAAACTTCAAAGGATGAGGAAGAGAAGAGCAAAAAGGCAATGGAAAGCTTGGCGTCCGCATTGCATGAAATCTCTACGGAGGCGAGGGAAACCAAGGAGAAACTGTTGTCTAGTCAAGCTGATCAGGAGAACTATGAGTCACAGATAGAAAATCTGAAGTTGGTACTGAAAGCTACAAATgagaaatatgaaaacatgcttgaaaattcaaaccacGAAATTGATATTCTAACGAGTACCATTGAGAAATCAAAGCACGAATATGAGAATTCCAAGGCTGAGTGGGAAGAGAAGGAGCTTCACCTGGTTGATGCTGTGAAGAAATCAGAAGAAGAGAACTCGTCCTTGGACAAGGAAATAGATAGGCTTGTAAATTTGCTTAAGCAAACTGAGGAAGAAGCTTGTAAGATGAGGGAGGAAGAAGCTCAACTAAAGGATAGTCTAAAGGAAGTTGAAGCTGAAGTTATCTATTTGCAGGAAGCTCTTGGAGAAGCTAAATCCGAGAGCATGAAACTGAAAGAAAGTTTATTAGACAAAGAAAATGAGTTCCAAAGCATTCATCAAGAAAATGAGGAGCTTCTAACTAGGGAAGCTGCTTCTCTTAAGAAGGTTGATGAGTTATCCAAGTTGCTTGAGGAAGCTTCTGCTAAAAAGCAAACAATGGAGAATGGTGAACCAACAGACAGCGAGAAGGACTATGATTTGCTACCGAAAGTGGTCGAGTTCTCTGAAGAGAATGGAAAACGACAGGAAGAGAAGACCAAAGTGGAACCTCCAATACCCATTGAACACGAAGAGCACAAATTTGAGTTTCCTTGGGTAGGTAATGGTGCCTCGGATGAGAAGACTGAAAAAACAGATTCAGCAGCAACACTTCAAAATGGAAATGATAAACCAAAAGAAgcagagaaaaaagagaaggaagatgaTTCAGTTAAGGTTGAATACAAAATGTGGGAGAGCTGcaagattgaaaagaaagagttCTCACAAGAGGGAGGAGAACCAGAACACGAATCCATTGATGATGAAACAGACTCAAAACCAGAAGGCGGAGAGAGTTTCGATCCGATAAATGGGGTAAGTTCAGAAAATCTGGATGATGGTGGACACTCTCCATCAAAGCAGCAGgagcagcagcagcaacagaagaagaagaagccatTGCTTAAAAAATTTGGATACCTTCTCAAGAAGAAGAACAGTGTCAACCAGAAACAGTGA
- the LOC101216981 gene encoding uncharacterized protein LOC101216981, with protein sequence MTKQSESGKCEEMEKLCRICNRPYLPSSNSSSSCRFHPSFFVCRRHDDQKRYYELGPDDPPYAAKFYDCCGAEDVEASGCTTGFHVSYDE encoded by the exons ATGACGAAACAGAGCGAGAGTGGTAAATGTGAAGAAATGGAGAAGCTTTGCCGAATATGTAATCGCCCCTATCTTCCATCCTCCAATTCATCCTCTTCATGCCGTTTCCATCCTTCTTTTTTCGTCTGTCGTCGCCACGACGACCAAAAGAG GTACTATGAATTGGGACCCGATGACCCGCCGTATGCTGCCAAGTTCTACGACTGTTGTGGGGCTGAGGACGTTGAGGCGTCAGGCTGCACCACCGGTTTCCATGTTTCTTATGATGAATGA